A region of the Dreissena polymorpha isolate Duluth1 chromosome 6, UMN_Dpol_1.0, whole genome shotgun sequence genome:
GAGAAATAAAAATGAATGGGATTCctaatgtacattttaaacttgggggttttaataatgaaacaaacatttgtattattatgccccccttcgaagaagagggggtatattgctttgcacatgtcggtcggtcggtctgtcggtccgtccaccaggtggtttccggatgataactcaagaacgcttgggcctaggatcatgaaacttcataggtacattgattatgactcgcagatgaccctattgattatgaggttactaggtcaaggtcacggtgacccgaaatagtaaaatggtttccggatgataactcaagaacgcttaggcctaggatcatgaaacttgataggtaaattgatcatgactcgcagatgacccctattgattttcaagtcactaggtcaaaggtaaaggtcacattgacccaaaattgtaaaatgttttccgaatgataactcaagaacgcttaggcctaggatcatgaaacttgataggtagattgatcatgactcgcagatgacccctattgatttttaggtcacaaggtcaaaggtcaaggaaacgttgacccgaaatagtaaaatggtttccgaatgataactcaagaacccttatgcctaggatcatgaaacttgataggtagattgatcatgacttgcagatgacccctagtgattttcaggtcactaggtcaaaggtcaaggtcacagtgacccgaaatagttaaatggtttccgaatgataactcaagaacgcttatgcctaggatcataaaaatcttcataagtacattgatcatgacttgcagatgacccctattgattttcaggtcacttggtcaaaggtcacggtgacccgaaatagtaaaatggtttccggatgataactcaagaacgcttacggctaggatcatgaaacttcataggtacattgatcatgactggcagatgacccctattgattttcaggtcactagtttataattttatattcattctttattatgccccccttcgaagaagagggggtatattgctttgctcctGTCGATCGgtgtgtcggtcggtcggtccgtccaccaggtggttgtcagacgataactcaagaaagcttaggcctaggatcatgaaacttcataggtacattgatcatgactcacggatgacccctattgattttgaggtcactaggtcaaaggtcaaggtcactgacccgaaatagtaaaatggtttccggatgataattcaagaacgcttatgcctaggatcatgaaacttcataggtagattgatcatgactagcagatgacccctataaattttcaggtcactaggtcaacggtcaaggtcacggtgacccgaaatagtaaaacggttttcggatgataattcaagaacccttatgcctaggatcatgaaacttgataggtagattgatcatgactagcaaatgacccctattgattttcaggtcactaggtcaaaggtcaaggtcacggcgacccgaaatattaaaatggtttccggatgataactcaagaacgcttatgcctaggatcatgaaacttaataggtacattgatcatgactggcagatgacccctagtgattttcaggtcactaggtcaaaggtcaaggtcacagtgacccgaaatagtaaaatggtttcctgatgataactcaggaaagcttatggctaggatcatgaaacttcataggtacattgatcatgactcgcagatgacccctattgattttcaggtcactaggtcaaaggtcaaggtcacagtgacaaaaaacatattaacaaaatggctgtcactacaacttagagcccatatggggggcatgcatgttttacaaacagcccttgtttaaatggattattttgctgaaaatttgaagATGTGTGCAATATTCATTGGAACTCCTATTTTTTCCTTTTGAACACTTTTTCCAAGTAAGGAGTCCCAGGACTCCTGTTTTAAAATCCTAGTGAGACCCCTGAAGAGGTCAATCtgttttgaggtcaataggtcaaaggtcacagaagcttataacatgaaattataaatgtttagaagGCAGTTTTAGAACCTGTAATACACATATTAACAATCTTTGAAGTAGattttaaattatgataaaactcTGTAGGACATTGGAcattgtacagatatattacagTAGTGCCATCATTAAATGCATGCAATAATTACCGTAGATTTTAATACACTTAAGGCATGTGTTTGCAAAAATCAGTTCCAGTCAGTTTattgaacaatatattgattttcatctctggcttatttaaaaatgttgGGAATAGACTTTAATAATAAGTCATGCCTGTTTTTGTGTGGGGTGGGGgagcattaatgatcttttcttgcatgTTTTAGTATGCATAGTGCGATCAACATTAACAATACtaactttaaaaacaatataagcaattggatttttttttcttagtacatggatacctctacaaCCCAATTTGTCTCACTATACCTGAATgttgaacaattatttaaaaaaatatggagTTGCGTGAGTTTACCTGACAATCAATATGTTTCTGAAGATGTATCCTTCTATCAAAATCCTTTCGAGTTACGCTTCtcacaattaacaaaatatatttttttgcttaaagggccataactctcctTATGTAAGACAAAATTAAACGAAAATATCAAGGTGCGCTATTTCACATGGTGTGtaatatttttagaatatttcatcccactatcagctgtactctttgagtttctcacaacacaatttaaaatttGATTTCTTTGCTAAAAGGGGGTCATTACTCTGGGCATGTTGAAAAGAGACAtatcaaaatatgcaggtgtgcAAAATATAACAACACAATGGTTATAATTTATGGAAAGTTTCAGtagacacatattttaaaatgtaagttttgtataaattatgttgaaaaaaaaacagaaccaAAATATAGAGTTGCACAAACTCACATGCCTGTTTATTGTTCTCGTAAAGTTGCCGGAATAGGTGTTATATAAGTTATATGTAACAAAAAAGTCACGAAGATGGAAGAACAAAGGGAAAAGGGCAAATCTATATACCTCCAGTCCATATTAAGCCAAAgaaaaaagctttcatttattttccttgtttgtttttatttgacaatgtaTACTTGCTTGAAGCATAacataatatcactgactattccttggtatgtacatgtattgattgtttagttcagccagtgcagtaaagtgactcCAATTAATGAGCTGACTAACACGCAGCCCACAGACCTACAGGGACTGTCAGTGAagctggaaactgtcctgggaGAAATCATAGGCCTTCAGATCAGTCaggaggccagcattcagtcaatgcagagaacatacaaggaacatagtgcagttatgatagagcaaatgcgtggcaatttaaatacttatatagatgaatgtgataataattctgtGGGAACATGTAGGAATGTTGTTTCTATCGTGAATGAATTCAATACTATTActgcgaaggaacttaacgagatgaaagatgaagttataagcattaaagggtcagttacaagttctattcataaatgcaccagtcttcacaatgacttgtcacatttCCATGAAATTTTTGAGAAAATTGGAGATCataaggagctctgccttatagccagcataaaatgtaagcatataatacagcaggcactgACTCTGCTGGGAAGGTCAGGGAAGGTGTTTAATGTCCAGAGTAATACTgagcacaatgtgagaataccaagtgattcatatGTAAAGACATGTTGTATCAcaggcatatgtgttctgacTGATGGGCAGGTTCTGGTCGCAGACTGGCAAAATGGTaaagtcaagctgctgaaccagcagtaccaggtggtaaGTTACTGGGATGTGACTGCTACTATATATGACATGTGTCtcatcacacccagtgaggttgctgTGGCTGTGCATGAGAATGCTAGCAACActcatgaggtccagtttatcaaagtcACCCAAAGCCAGCTCATTCCAGGGAGGAAGCTtaagttacaacatgaatgttaTGGTATTGCCCATCACCAGGGTGAACTGTTTATCTGCTCTGGTACTGCTCTGTTCGAGTACATTCTGAATGGCAAACTAGTCTGCAGACTCTATGAAGACAGATCAGCTTATAATACAGGTAAGAATCCTAACATTcctattatgtacagggatttttctattcattgtgggaaaaggagtctagtcaaattgtgtaatttaaaatCCATACAGCGACAAATTTGGTAATTTTTATCGACTAAATGAACCGCATTGggctttatttttttaatcaacaaatattgacccattaggcctttatcttgttattttgaaaaaaaaatcatataaattatagttatatactttgtgagatgataataaaataaaattcagatgtaatggcagaaaacccgctgatgtattatatgtgttctataattcatatgtgctctttgaatgctacagtacattgtagccaaaacaagattcagaaatattgatttttaaacatgagtaatgaagtattttgactgtcactacatgatatgtctataaatagaaactgagttcctgggagagagacactttctgacctggtcttaattttgtggttgttaaatgatcgtacatgtacaatatgtttacttGTTGATTGAACtgcaattgtttcagtatgtgcaattgtttccatctgtgtaattgttttgcttcaattcatatctaactcaccagtcgcattttAACATGTCAAATgttaacacaatagctctgctactgaagtttattgtcacgcttaactattgaatcattgaaatgtatgcatatatttatgccccccttcgaagaagaggggtatattgctttgcacatgtctgtctgtcggtcggtctatcggtccgtccaccaggtggtttccggatgataactcaagaacgcttgggcataggattatgaaacttcataggtacattgatcatgactcgtagatgacccctattgattttgaggtcactaggtcaaaggtaacggtgatccaaaatagtaaaatggtttccggatgataactcaagaacgcttaggcctaggatcatgaaacttgataggtaaattgatcatgacttgcagatgacccttcttgattttcaggttactaggtcaaaggtcaaggtcacggtgacccgaaatagtaaaatggtttccggatgataactcaagaacgcttaggcctaggatcatgaaacttcataggtagattgatcatggctcgcagttgattcctattgattttgaggtcactaggtcaaaggtcaaggtcatggtgacccgaaatagtaaaatggtttccggatgataactcaagaacgcttatgcctaggatcatgaaacttcataggtacattgatcatgacttgcagatgaccccaattgattttgaggtcacaaggtcaaagatcaagttcacagtgaccagaaatagtaaaatggtttccggatgataactgaagaacgcttattcctaggatcatgaaacttgataggtagattgatcatgactcgcagatgaccccgattgattttcaggtcactaggtcaaaggtcaaggtcacggtgacccgaaacagtaaaatggtttccggatgataactcaaaaaagcttatggctaggatcatgaaacttcataggtacattgatcatgactggcagatgacccctattgattttcaggtccctaggtcaaaggtcaaggtcacagtgacaaaaaacatattcacacaatgactgtcactacaacggagaacccatatggggggcatgcatgtttcacaaacagcccttgtttaaagatttgtttgatttgtttattgAATTTTTGGCTGTTTTCAACCGTATAGAAGTCATATCACAATGGTATGTTAGCCTGCTCACTCTTTGCCTGGGTTAACAGGTTTACCAGTACAAAGTGCACATACTAATGTCAACATCTGGCAACTGAAGCATTTTACCGTTATTGATACCAAATCCAAGCACATTTTACTGCTTTTTCCATGGTTACAGATCCGTATGGTGTTTGCTTGGTGTCCCAGTCTAACTCTGAGAGGGAGAATGCACCAGACGGCCGCGACTTTGACAATGGTAACATGACTGTTCAAGGTTTGAATTACACTAAAAATTTGAAAAGTATGAACAAATACAAGCCTATTTTAATGCCcctccccccttcgaagaagagggggtatattgctttgcacatgtcggtctgtcggttggtctgtcggtcggttcgtccaccaggtggtttccggatgataactcgagaacgcttaggcctaggatcatgaaacttcataggtaaattgatcatgactcgatgacccctattgatttgaggtcactaggtcaaaggtcaaggtaacagtgacccgaaatagtaaaatggtttccggatgataactcaagaacgcttaggcctaggatcaagaaacttgataggtagattgatcatgacttgcagatgatccctattgattttcaggtcactaggtcaaaagtcaaggtcacagtgatccgaaataataaaatggtttccggatgataactcaagaacgcttaggcctaggatcatgaaacttgataggtagattgatcatgactcgcagatgacccctattgattttcaggtcactaggtcaaagatcaaggtcacagtgacccgaaatagtaaaatggtttctggatgataactcaagaacgcttatgtttaggatcatgaaacttcgtaggtagattgataatggctggcagatggactctattgatttccaggtcaataggtcaaaggtcaaggtcatggtgatccgaaatagtaaaatggtttccggatgattactcaagaatgcttttgcctaggatcatgaaactacataggtacattgattatgactcgcagatgacccctattgattttcaggtcactaggtcaaaggtcacggtgacccgaaatagtaaaatggttttcggatgataactccataacgcttaggcctaggatcataaaacttgataggtagattgatcttgacttgcagttgacccctattgattttcaggtcactatatcaaaggtcaaggtcacggtgatctgaaatagtaaaatggtttccggatgataactcaagaacgctaatggctaggatcatgaaacttgataggtgcattgatcatgacttgcagatgacccctatagattttagGTAGCTGAgtctaaggtcaaggtcttggtgacccgaaatagtaaaatggtttccggatgataactcaagaacgcttatgcctaggatcatgaaacttcataggtacgttgatcatgactcgcagatgacccctatcaaatctgaggtcaccaggtcaaaggtcaagttcacggtgacccgaaatattaaaatggtttccggatggtaactgaagaaagcttattcctaggatcatgaaacttcatatgtagattgatcatgactcgcagatgaccccttttgattttcaggtcccaaggtcaaaggtcaaggtcacggtgacccgaaatagtaaaatggtttccggatgataactcaagaacgcttatggctaggatcatgaaactccataggtacattgatcatgactggcagatgacccctattgattttcaggtcactaggttaaaggtcaaggtcacagtgacaaaaacatattcacacaatggctgtcaatacaacggagagtccatatggggggcatgcatgttttacaaacagcccttgtttagatgtgtaaaggcctctttatagcaacatatgcgtaatacaatatcattgcagtatgtttaataagattatttaacatttacagtactttaatatcttgatgttactctgttttgcagtatacaagtgtgctgtgagtcccacaggagacaggctgtacatcatcagCAGGTACCAGCACATGCTTCTCACcatggccagggatggcacactcctggctacatttACAGACCTAGCACTAGGTGGCCTacatggtctacatgtgacccctgcaggccaggtgctgttCTGTGGAGGCTGGTCCCACTCTATACtccaggtgggctgggagggaaaGAGTATGCTGGTCAATCTGGCTACAGTCGAGAGGTATGGAAGGAGGAAGCCattgtcagtctgctacagcagcacaacatcatccatcattgtgggacagttgGGGAgagacaacatcctggtgttcagggtggaatagtgtgtacatgtatgtataagttTTAATAAGTgattaatatttcaatgacagTGTGTTGTTTAGCATAATAATAAGAACAGTGTAGTGCGTGATAATAAAATAGAACATTAAGTGTGTAGTAAAAGATACAAATGATTTATGTACACATAGTGTTATCTGCTTATAAAATGTGGGttttttgtttgaacattagATCTAATATTactatgttatgttgtcataacatttgtgttattatggtcttaaaatttagttcttgtaaacttggcacgaaaaaaacaaagcatttcaactgaaaatttaaaatttgtacatagatgcacatgtacatagcaactgagccTTTTtgtagactttcatttctatatacgccatgccatgtaagaaatgtatatggatgaatactttttataaaatatgaaatagttttagtaatctttggaggaatatatattgattatgccctccttcgaagaagagggggtatattgctttgcacatgtcgatcTGTCGGTCCgtcaccaggtggtttccggatgataactcaagaacgcttgggtctaggatcatgaaacttcattggtacattgatttTGACTCGCAAATGAACCCTATTGactttgaggttactaggtcaaaggtcaaggtcacggtgacccaaaatagtaaaatggtttccggatgataactcaagaacgcttaggcctaggatcatgaaacttaataggtagattggtcatgactcgcagatgacccttattaattttcaggtcactaggtcaaaggtcaaggtcacagtgacccgaaatagtaaaatggtttccagatgataactcaagaacgcttatgcctaggatcatgaaacttcgtaggtagattgataatggctgacagatgacccctattgattttgaggtcactaggtcaaaggtcaaggtcacggtgacccgaaatagtaagtggtttccggatgataactcaagaaggcttatgcctaggatcatgaatattcataggtgcattgatcatgactcgcagattacccctattgattttcaggtcactaggtcaaggtcacggtgacccggaatagtaaaatggtttccggatgataactcaagaacacttatgcctaggatcatgaaacttaataggtagattgatcatgactcgcagttgaccccttttgattttcaggtcactctattaaaggtcaaggtcatggtgacctgaaatagttaaatggtttccggatgataactcgagaacgctaatggctacgatcatgaaacttcaaaggtacattgatcatgacttgcagatgacccctattgattttgaggtcactaggtcaaaggtcaaggtcatggtgacccgaaatagtaaaataatttccggatgataactcaagaacgcttatgcctaggatcatgaaatgtcataggtacattgatcatgactcgcagaagacccctatcgattttgaggtcactaggtcaaaggtaaagttcatggtgacccgaaatagtaaaatggtttccggatgataactaaagattgcttattcctaggatcatgaaacttgacaggtagattgatcatgactggcagatgacccctattgattttcaggtcacaaggtcaaaggtcaaggtcatggtgacctgaaatagtaaaatggtatccgtatgataactcaagaacgcttatggctaggatcatgaaacttcataggtacattgatcatgactggcagatgacctctattgattttcaggtcacaaggtcaaaggtcaaggtcacagtgacaaaaaacattaacacaatggctgtcactacaacagagagcccatatggggggcatgcatgttttacaaacagcccttgtttttatgtcccccactatagtagtgggggacatattgtttttgccctgtctgttggtttgtttgcgccaactttaacattttgcaataacttttgctatattgaagatagcaacttcatatctggcatgcatgtgtatctaatgaagctgcacattttgagtggtgaaaggtcaaggtcgtccttcaaggtcagaggtcaaatatatgtggccaaaatcgctcattttatgaatacttttgcaatattgaagatagcaacttgctatttggcatgcatgtgtatctcatggagctgcacattttgagttgtgaaaggtcaaggtcatccttcaaggtcagaggtcaaatatatgtggcccaaatcgcttattttataaatacttttgcaatattgaagatagcaacttgatgtttggcatgcatgtgcatctcatggagctgcacatttcgagtggtgaaaggtcaaggtcatccttcaaggtcagaggtcaaatatatgtggcccaaatcgcttattgtatgaatacttttgcaatattgaagatagcaacttgatatttggcatgcatgtctatctcatggagctgcacattttgagtggtgaaaagtcaaggtcatcctttacaaggtcaaggtcatccttcaaggtcaaacgtcatatagggggacattgtgtttcacaaacacatcttgtttgagtAATGTTTATAGAATGTTGACATGATGTGAGATTTATCAATTTCCCTTATTTTATGTGGTTTtacatttgtaattgattttaattacacttatataaatgtgtgtgaaTCCTTAATATATATACAGaaaatacatcaagctattctgctgcttCAGTCGCTGCTGAGTCGGGACAATGATGCTAAAGATGTGTTGGACAAGAATAAGCTGAATACACACAAGGTGAAATAGATGCTTTTATTGTCAGGCCTTTACTTGGCCACTTTGgggaaaatgcaattttgggattttgaattttGTTCGTGCAAAAAGTGACCAGGCCTTTttcgctccattttgggaaaacaccacactggaattttgggaatttcgggTTGTGAAAAACTCCACTTTGGGAAGAAAACAaaaatcgcaaaactggctcaattgggaaaaaattcgcatgtaaatagtgttgcTTATATTTCAAAAAAGCTGTTAACttgtaaataacgactattttgataacatattattaaaaaatttcaaaatattatgaacatgtgtgataagtgcaggttttgtATCCGATTTTGGTggaaaggcctggcctttttttttggtgaaaaaaatcgcgtgaAACGCCGGATTTCGGGGAATATAAcgaaagtcttaaataattaatttaacatatttttctattttctactcAGGATCAGGGTAACTTAAATAttgaaaggtttaaaaaaatgtttggaaTTGGGATATGTTGTTTTCCAATTGggataatatataaaaacaaccagatttgcattgggaatggggccaaatttcAGAAccatggcatagggcggaaaTGGCCTGAAGTCGATTGATATAGGGAAAAACtaattaaatataactatttCTAATACTTCATATTATagaataaaatcatataatgatagttatttactttttttatcaaagtgaaatatatttatccccacgtttttcggagaaaaagtgagGATATTGTATtgttgtccgtcagtccgtccgtcctggccacctacTCCTCCTAcaatattagcactagaaccttgaaacttgcatacatggtagctatgagcacatGTGCGACGGTGATAGTGGcagaatttttatctgacccctgggtaaaagttatgggggttagggcggggccgggtcagagattttcactcatttttttatgttattttacattaacttcttcatttc
Encoded here:
- the LOC127833978 gene encoding uncharacterized protein LOC127833978: MATGSLSSVPKRLRMVEYFSCTCCLEQNLTESADIYCEKCLRFYCKKCVILHSQLFTKHMTCGREDIKKWPVSKTVEDFLRKCEVHEDETLTQFCHDHRQLCCSACVGTIHSQCSKVTPINELTNTQPTDLQGLSVKLETVLGEIIGLQISQEASIQSMQRTYKEHSAVMIEQMRGNLNTYIDECDNNSVGTCRNVVSIVNEFNTITAKELNEMKDEVISIKGSVTSSIHKCTSLHNDLSHFHEIFEKIGDHKELCLIASIKCKHIIQQALTLLGRSGKVFNVQSNTEHNVRIPSDSYVKTCCITGICVLTDGQVLVADWQNGKVKLLNQQYQVVSYWDVTATIYDMCLITPSEVAVAVHENASNTHEVQFIKVTQSQLIPGRKLKLQHECYGIAHHQGELFICSGTALFEYILNGKLVCRLYEDRSAYNTDPYGVCLVSQSNSERENAPDGRDFDNVYKCAVSPTGDRLYIISRYQHMLLTMARDGTLLATFTDLALGGLHGLHVTPAGQVLFCGGWSHSILQVGWEGKSMLVNLATVERYGRRKPLSVCYSSTTSSIIVGQLGRDNILVFRVE